Sequence from the Candidatus Eisenbacteria bacterium genome:
GCGGAGCTTGCCGATCCCGCGGTCTGGACCGATCGGCTCGCGGGGCATCAGAGAATCGTCCTCTTCGACGGCGGCGACGGAGCCGCGGAGCGAATCGCCCTCCCCGCCGGGTTCCGCGTGGCGGTTCTGGAGGGAGGATTCCCCGCGTGGCGGGACGAGATCCTCGCGGCGCCGGCGCCATCCTCGGCGGCGTCCCAGGAATCGACGGAGGAGCGGAGGGAACGGGACGCCCTCAGGGCCTTCTTCACGGGCGCGGCCGCGCCGGCCCCCTCCCCTTCAGGGCCGCCGGCCGCGGTCAAGGCCGGAGGGAAGAAGCCCAAGGCTTCGGGAGGCTGCTCGTGAGCGCGATCGCGACGGCCGCCGCACGCGGCATCGAGGAGCGCTACGCGGATGCGGCCTCGCTCTTGAAGGCGCTCGGACATCCGCTGCGGGTGAAGATCGTCTGCGGGCTCCTGCGGGAGCCGTGCACGCAGACGCGCATCGCCTCAGCCCTCAGAATCCCCCAGTCGTCGGTCGCGCAGCATCTGGACATGCTCCGCAGGCGTGGAGTCGTCGGAGGCACACGCTCGGGAAACGAAGTCCTCCTGCATGTCGCCGACCGGAGGGTCCCGGCGCTGCTCAGCGCCCTCTGCGCAAAAGGCAAGGTGCCCCGCCCCGTCTTTTGATCCCGCGCGCCGCGCGGCGGGCGGGCGGCACGCCCCCCGGCGGCAATTGTCTCGGGACGAACGGCCTGCTAGAGTCTGTCGAGCGGCGCGCGAGGCGGACTCGGAAGACCACGGGGGATGAGGGGCCATGGATGATCGTCTCGAGGACCTGAGGGAACGCAAGCGCCGCCTCCTCGACGGGGGCGGACGGGAGAAGATCGAGAAGCTGCACGCGAAGGGGCGGCTCAGCGCGCGCGAGCGCGTCCACGCCCTCTGCGACCCCGGCAGCTTCGAGGAACTCGGGGTCTTCGTCACCCACCGCTGCGCCGACTTCGGCATCGAGCGCCAGAAGCCGCTCGGCGACGGCGTCGTGAGCGGCTTCGGCCGGATCGACGGGCGCACGGTCTATGTCTTCGCCCAGGACTGGACCGTCTTCGGCGGCACGATGAGCGAGGCGAACGCGCGCAAGATCTGCGACATCATGGATCTCGCGATGCGAAACGGCGCCCCGGTGATCGGCCTCAACGACTCGGGGGGCGCCCGCATCCAGGAAGGGGTGACGAGCCTGGGCGGCTACGCCGACATCTTCCTGCGCAACACCCTGGCCTCGGGAGTCGTCCCGCAGATCTCCGCCATCTTCGGCCCCTGCGCGGGCGGCGCGGTCTATTCGCCGGCGATCACCGACTTCACCTTGATGGTCAAGGAATCGAGCCACATGTTCGTGACCGGGCCGAACGTGATCAAGACGGTCACGAACGAGGAGGTCTCCTTCGAGGAGCTCGGCGGCGCGATGACCCACAACAGCCGCTCGGGCGTGGCCCACTTCGCTACCGAGGACGATCTCGACTGCCTGCGGCTCATCCGCCAGCTCATGAGCTACATCCCTCAGAACAACGCCGAGGATCCCCCGAGGGTCGTTCCGGAGGACGATCCGGGGCGGATGGACCCCGAACTCGACTCGATCGTCCCCGCGGACTCCAACCAGCCCTATGACATCCGCGATGTGATCACGCGGGTCGTGGACATGGGGGACTTCCTGGAGGTGCACGAGCACTTCGCCAAGAACATCGTGGTCGGCTTCGCCCGTCTCGACGGCAAGAGCGTCGGGATCGTCGCCAATCAGCCCAAGTACCTCGCAGGGGTGCTCGACATCAACTCCTCGACCAAGGGCGCGCGATTCGTCCGCTTCTGCGACGCCTTCAACATCCCGCTGGTCACGTTCGAGGATGTCCCCGGCTTCCTGCCCGGCACCGCGCAGGAGTGGGGAGGGATCATCAAGCACGGGGCGAAGCTCCTCTACGCCTTCTGCGAGGCGACGGTGCCGAAGCTCACGGTGATCACCCGAAAGGCCTACGGCGGGGCCTACGACGTCATGAGCAGCAAGCATATCCGGGGCGACTACAACATCGCCTGGCCCTCCGCGGAGCTCGCGGTGATGGGCGCCGACGGAGCCGTGCAGATCATCTTCCGCAAGCAGATCGCAGAGTCGGCCAGTCCGGCGGAGGAACAGCGCAGGCTGGTCGACGAGTACAACAAGACCTTCGCGCACCCCTACATCGCGGCCTCGCTCGGCTACCTCGACGACGTGATCGAGCCGCACGAGACCAGGGCGAAGCTGATCAGCGCCCTCCACATGCTCGAGAACAAGCGCCAGACGAACCCTCCGAGGAAGCATGGGAACATCCCCCTCTAGCCCGAGGAGCAGGCCGCTCGAGGGCCGCCGGGTCCTTGTGGCCAATCGCGGCGAGATCGCCGCGAGG
This genomic interval carries:
- a CDS encoding winged helix-turn-helix transcriptional regulator gives rise to the protein MAGRDPRGAGAILGGVPGIDGGAEGTGRPQGLLHGRGRAGPLPFRAAGRGQGRREEAQGFGRLLVSAIATAAARGIEERYADAASLLKALGHPLRVKIVCGLLREPCTQTRIASALRIPQSSVAQHLDMLRRRGVVGGTRSGNEVLLHVADRRVPALLSALCAKGKVPRPVF
- a CDS encoding acyl-CoA carboxylase subunit beta translates to MDDRLEDLRERKRRLLDGGGREKIEKLHAKGRLSARERVHALCDPGSFEELGVFVTHRCADFGIERQKPLGDGVVSGFGRIDGRTVYVFAQDWTVFGGTMSEANARKICDIMDLAMRNGAPVIGLNDSGGARIQEGVTSLGGYADIFLRNTLASGVVPQISAIFGPCAGGAVYSPAITDFTLMVKESSHMFVTGPNVIKTVTNEEVSFEELGGAMTHNSRSGVAHFATEDDLDCLRLIRQLMSYIPQNNAEDPPRVVPEDDPGRMDPELDSIVPADSNQPYDIRDVITRVVDMGDFLEVHEHFAKNIVVGFARLDGKSVGIVANQPKYLAGVLDINSSTKGARFVRFCDAFNIPLVTFEDVPGFLPGTAQEWGGIIKHGAKLLYAFCEATVPKLTVITRKAYGGAYDVMSSKHIRGDYNIAWPSAELAVMGADGAVQIIFRKQIAESASPAEEQRRLVDEYNKTFAHPYIAASLGYLDDVIEPHETRAKLISALHMLENKRQTNPPRKHGNIPL